A genomic region of Fusarium falciforme chromosome 4, complete sequence contains the following coding sequences:
- a CDS encoding Histidine--tRNA ligase, whose amino-acid sequence MKPKPASAKFSLARSTLTSSTASYYLARPLTSIAAASSVSYLSSHGPPSCLGRRPCLSVNGLGPSIKGFSQPRHSSSSSSTTAPRPTRSQQPHNMAPKNKFELKTPKGTKDFLTLRGGEGKDMVIRDHIFNTITQVFKRHGGVTIDTPVFELREILAGKYGEDSKLIYDLADQGGEICSLRYDLTVPFARFLAMNKDIQNIKRYHIAKVYRRDQPAMTKGRMREFYQCDFDIAGNYDAMLPDAEVIRIISEVFEGLGWNGAYTIKMNHRKILDGIFQVCGVPEDKIRTISSAVDKLDKLPWADVRKEMTEEKGLDGEVADRIGEWVILKGKQDLLEKLQNNESLAVNESMKKGMADLALLFEYLEAFNVLDRVSFDLSLARGLDYYTGLIYEVVTEGSAPQVAPGHEDEAPKPSKKKGKKGSDDDDRSSDPTVGVGSVAAGGRYDNLVGMFSGKNQIPCVGISFGVDRIFSITKARMAAEKNSAVRGNDVDVYVMAFGKGFLKERMSVCTKLWEAGIKAEFLYKVKPKLPAQFKAAEANGVPFAIFLGDDEVASGKVKIKEMGLQDGHPEKEGILVDLADMAKEVKVRLQRKRELDHLTRQAEGLRVVHGIKGDEVKDGEKKNEAQPEAAPEAATPEAAVPEASPAAEEQTPTNPAA is encoded by the exons ATGAAGCCAAAGCCAGCCTCGGCCAAATTTTCTCTGGCCAGATCAACATTGACGTCCTCAACTGCGTCTTATTACCTTGCACGGCCATTGACATCCATTGCCGCTGCTTCTTCTGTCTCATATCTATCCTCCCACGGCCCTCCTTCCTGTCTAGGCCGCCGTCCTTGTCTGTCCGTCAACGGCCTGGGCCCCTCCATCAAAGGCTTTTCTCAGCCCCGccactcttcttcctcttcctccaccaCTGCCCCGCGTCCCACGAGATCCCAACAACCACACAATATGGCGCCCAAGAACAAGTTCGAGCTCAAGACCCCCAAGGGCACAAAGGACT TCCTGACACTGCGCGGAGGGGAGGGCAAGGATATGGTCATCCGTGACcacatcttcaacaccatcacccagGTCTTCAAGCGCCACGGCGGAGTCACCATCGATACCCCCGTCTTCGAGCTCAGAGAAATCCTCGCTGGCAAGTATGGCGAGGACAGCAAGCTCATCTACGACCTCGCCGACCAGGGCGGCGAGATCTGCTCCCTCCGATACGACTTGACCGTCCCCTTCGCCCGTTTCCTCGCCATGAACAAGGACATCCAGAACATCAAGCGATATCACATTGCCAAGGTCTACCGCAGAGATCAGCCCGCCATGACTAAGGGCCGAATGCGAGAGTTTTACCAGTGCGATTTCGATATTGCCGGCAACTACGACGCTATGCTGCCCGACGCCGAGGTCATTCGCATCATCTCTGAGGTGTTTGAGGGACTTGGTTGGAACGGCGCCTACACGATCAAGATGAACCACCGCAAGATTCTCGACGGTATTTTCCAGGTCTGCGGTGTGCCTGAGGACAAGATTCGCACTATCTCCTCTGCTGTCGACAAGCTGGACAAGCTGCCGTGGGCTGATGTTCGCAAGGAGATGACGGAAGAGAAGGGCCTCGACGGCGAGGTGGCTGACCGAATTGGCGAGTGGGTTATTCTCAAGGGCAAGCAGGacctcctcgagaagctgcagaaCAACGAGAGCCTGGCAGTCAACGAGTCCATGAAGAAGGGCATGGCAGATCTTGCTCTACTCTTCGAGTATCTCGAGGCTTTCAACGTGCTGGACCGGGTATCCTTCGATCTCAGCTTGGCCCGTGGTCTTGACTATTACACCGGCCTTATCTATGAGGTTGTCACAGAGGGATCTGCTCCTCAAGTGGCGCCCGGCCACGAGGATGAGGCCCCCAAGCCCTCGaaaaagaagggcaagaagggatctgacgacgatgaccgTTCTAGCGACCCCACAGTCGGTGTAGGCAGTGTTGCCGCTGGTGGCCGCTACGACAACCTTGTCGGCATGTTCTCTGGCAAGAACCAGATCCCTTGCGTCGGCATTTCTTTCGGTGTTGACCGAATCTtttccatcaccaaggccagGATGGCGGCCGAGAAGAACTCGGCCGTCCGTGGCAACGATGTTGATGTCTACGTCATGGCTTTTGGCAAGGGCTTCTTGAAGGAGCGCATGTCGGTCTGCACAAAGCTCTGGGAGGCTGGCATCAAG GCCGAGTTCCTCTACAAGGTGAAGCCCAAGCTGCCAGCGCAGTTCAAGGCGGCTGAGGCCAACGGTGTCCCATTTGCCATTTtccttggcgatgatgaggttgcgtcaggcaaggtcaagatcaaggagatgggaCTCCAGGATGGCCACCCCGAAAAGGAGGGTATCCTTGTGGATCTCGCAGATATGgccaaggaggtcaaggtccGACTCCAGCGAAAGCGAGAGCTAGACCACCTGACCAGACAAGCTGAAGGTCTGCGGGTAGTCCACGGCATCAAGGGTGATGAGGTGAAggatggagagaagaagaacgagGCCCAACCCGAGGCTGCACCAGAGGCTGCCACTCCTGAAGCTGCCGTCCCTGAGGCGAGCCCTGCGGCAGAGGAGCAAACTCCTACAAATCCCGCCGCATAG